From the genome of Gorilla gorilla gorilla isolate KB3781 chromosome 4, NHGRI_mGorGor1-v2.1_pri, whole genome shotgun sequence, one region includes:
- the CD300LG gene encoding CMRF35-like molecule 9 isoform X5 translates to MRLLILLWGCLLLPGYEALEGPEEISSFEGDTVSLQCTYGEELRDHRKYWCRKSGILFSRCSGTIYAEEEGQETMKSRVSVRDSRQELSLIVTLWNLTLQDAGKYWCGVEKRGPDESLLISLFVFPGSSRPPMQLDSTSAEDASPPLSSGSSKPRVSIPMVRILAPVLVLLSLLSAAGLIAFCSHLLLWRKEAQQATETQRNEKVCLSHLNHRTSELDPDEAFEISSLTFLSV, encoded by the exons ATGCGGCTTCTGATCCTGCTATGGGGTTGCCTGCTGCTCCCAG GTTATGAAGCCCTGGAGGGCCCAGAGGAAATCAGCAGTTTCGAAGGGGACACTGTGTCCCTGCAGTGCACCTACGGGGAAGAGCTAAGGGACCACCGGAAGTACTGGTGCAGGAAGAGTGGGATCCTCTTCTCTCGCTGCTCTGGCACCATCTATGCAGAAGAAGAAGGCCAGGAGACAATGAAGAGCAGGGTGTCCGTCCGTGACAGCCGCCAGGAGCTCTCGCTCATTGTGACCCTGTGGAACCTCACCCTGCAAGACGCTGGGAAGTACTGGTGTGGGGTCGAAAAACGGGGCCCCGATGAGTCTTTACTGATCTCTCTGTTCGTCTTTCCAG GGAGCTCCCGCCCCCCCATGCAGCTGGACTCCACCTCAGCAGAGGATGCCAGTCCACCTCTCAGCAGTGGCAGCTCTAAGCCCAG GGTGTCCATCCCAATGGTCCGCATACTGGCCCCAGTCCTGGTGCTGCTGAGCCTTCTGTCAGCCGCAGGCCTGATCGCCTTCTGCAGCCACCTGCTCCTGTGGAGAAAGGAAG CTCAACAGGCCACGGAGACACAGAGGAACGAGAAGGTCTGCCTCTCACACTTG AATCACAGAACATCAGAGCTGGATCCAGATGAAGCCTTTGAGATCTCTAGCCTGACTTTTCTCTCAGTTTGA